TGTGAGTGTATGTTCCCCCAGGTTAAGTGTATTGTTCTGCAGCTGCTTAGAGGACTGGACTACCTGCACCATAACTTCATCCTGCACAGGCAAGAGAGCTACCTTTCTGTCCCACAATCCTGTGCTCTCTCTACACCATCTCCCACAATCCCCGGCTTTCTTTCAGATCAGCTCCACATCTTCAATTACAAGCACTATAGGGAGCTGATATTTAGAGCTGTGATGACCTGCggtgttgtgtttatgtgtggtgcagtgttgATATCTGTGGTGTTCTGCTTCAGGGACCTGAAGGTATCCAATCTGCTGATGACAGATAAAGGCTGTGTAAAGATTGGTGAgtccagtgcattgtgggtaacaaGAATctcattaatgaaaatgaaccgCGTTAAAGCTATGTTGTGGATCTGTGCAGGGAAGGATTGGGGTTGTTGAGCGGGCTGCAGTATTAAGCAGGTTATCTGAAGCTGCGGGCTTTCGTGCATGTATGTACtgcacgcgcgtgcgtgtgaCACGTGCCTCTCTACGCAGCGGATTTCGGACTGGCCCGGGTCTACGGGATCCCACAGAAGCCCATGACTCCCAGAGTGGTGACGCTGTGGTGAGACTCTTACACTGCATCCCCCTGACCTCTACTTCCTGCTTCTCCCTGTTCAGCTTCCTGTTCCTTCTTTTTATGCTTCCCCCCCCAGTTTAAAATGGCCAATCGTTTAATCGATCGTTTAATCACGCTCACTGCCGAGACCTCCACTGTTGGTTATGGGATTCAGAACCAGACCGCGGGGCCCATCCGTGCACCGGATCAGTGCCTTAACAGCgtaagccacccagcagccacttcctgtgtctCCCTGACAGTGCTGTTCTCTCTGCAGGTACAGAGCACCTGAACTACTCCTGGGGTCAAAGACACAGACCACTGCCATCGACATGTGGTGAGagcacctgtcaatcactcccTCACacctgtccaatcagagcccaTTCGATTGAGACGTCATACTTCACTGTAACTGCATTACCACACCTGATAGGCAGTTCTGTgctctattatttttttctcccaatttggcAAGCCCAACTGCATATCAACGCTCATAACTGGACACTCAGCTGTCAATTTgggagagcgcagacaagcaCAAGCTTTCCTTCCTGAGTAAAAGGAACACATTTCACATGGAGCCTAATTGGGACACTAACCCAGGGATACTCACTGGCCAGTAGTattgctggttttcttttctgcttgATAGTTAATGGATTGATTCATGCAACTGATTGGCCAAATATAACTGTCAAAGGTGTAGATCTGCCCAGATTAGAGGcaaagaatgaaaaccagcagtactactggcctgGAGGGCCAGATTTGCGTACCCCTGCACTAACCTGTTTCCGTGACTGCGTCGCTTCCTCTCTGTTCCTGGCTCacttggccacgcccccttcttCCTCGGTCCCTCCCCCAGGGCCGTGGGCTGCATCCTGGCGGAGCTGCTGGCCCACAAGCCCCTGCTGCCGGGCAGCTCGGAGATCCAGCAGGTGGACCTGATCGTGCAGCTGCTAGGGACGCCCAACGAGAACATCTGGCCGGTGAGGACCCCCTGTGGCCAGTACTGTAACTGCAGCCATTAGTGTTCTAGCTGCAGGCACCATTCCAGTAATGtgctcctccttttttttttttgacggttGTGACGGTAACCACGTTTGTGTTGCCGTGTGACGTAGGGGTTCTCTCGCCTGCCGCTGGTTGGACAGTACAGTCTGAGGAAGCAGCCGTACAACAACCTGAAGAATAAGTTCACCTGGCTGTCAGAGGCTGGACTCCGCCTCCTAAACCTGCTCTTCATGTACAACCCCCAACGCAGGTAACCTGCGAATATGCTCTcattcactaacacacacacactcactgactcaccAAGTCAGTGACTCACTAATGCACTCAccaagtcagtcagtcactcactcactaatgcactcacccactcaacaagtcagtcactcactaacgcactaactcactcactcaccaagTCAGTCACTCACTAACGCACTAACTCACCAAGTCAGTCACGCACTaacacactcacttactcactcacgcactcactcactgactcattcatgcagtcactcactcactcatcactgattattctctctctctcagggccaCTGCTGAGGACTCCTTGGAGAGCTCCTACTTCAAGGAGAAGCCACTACGTGAGTGTGGGAGCGGGGCCCGGGGTTGAAACAAATAGCATCTTTCTTCCTACTTCCTGTCAGAAAACttaccatttcctgtttctctctctctctagcgtGCGAACCAGAACTTATGCCCACCTTCCCCCACCACCGCAACAAGAGGATGGCCGTGGCCACCGTCGAGAACCAGCCAAAACGCAGCAAAGTGTGACCCCTGCCCCTGGGGCGTGCCGGACCCTCTGTACGGGATCCCCGGAGCGGATTGGGACTGAAACGCGGGGCGGACCCCACCTGTATACACGCGCGTTTACACACGGCGCGGCTAAGTGTTGAGCGCGCCGGCGCTGAACGTCAGCATCGTTTGCGTTGGGGGCCTGTGTGCTGCATTGACAGGTAAAGGTTCAAGGACCAGTTTGCGCAGTGCAGGTTTTGGGGTCCCGTGCCCAGGAGGGGTCACTTTTTCAGAGTCCTCCTACCCTCGCCTTCACTGCCGCATGCTGAGAGCCAAGACCCGCGTCACACTCCGCGCTGCGCTCGTTAGCATCAGCATGTGCAATACAGCAAATGGGAAACGCACCATACCAAGACAAAAATAAACGGTCATTACTTAGATCTCTACGTTCAATCCGTTTCCCTTTTATTTTGTCCCCCCCAAATCTGAGGTAATTCTGTAACTGTGTTTTATaataaatttgacattttactgtaagGTTACATGGCTAATGCAAATTTCAGAATGTGCTAAAAAATTCAGTTTCACATAAGCAGCCACCCAAGGCCATGGCATTAAGTACTGTTGCAAACGAAAGGACATAAACGAAAGAAGTTGATATTTAGCCATCataagcattttttctttttgccagtTATATAATAGCAAGTTATTTTTGGCGGTTATAAATCGCCCTTTTTTCTGTCAAGACCTGATGAACTCGAACTGGCCTAAAGATGAGCTTAGCGTGATCtggaatttgtttgttttgttaaatgcattattctCCACCACAGGCAAAACCATTTAAGTCACCTTCCATACGTATTCTGCTTTGGTAATACCACTACACATTCTAAAAACGTGAGCCTGAGACAAACACctaatgtaaaattttaaattgtgtcaaatagaaaataaaatttaaaaaaaattattcaatgTCTGACATCTGTGTGGGAACAGCCGGACTGCAAGCATAAATAAAGAACTGTTCGCTTGTTTCAGAATTCAGCAAGTTTTAATGAGGCCAGGTTACGCTGGTCGCCATAGCGACAGCAGAACGGTCTCCGTGGAGATCACACCATTCCAGATAAAAGGTACCATTAAATCTCATTGTACAGACACAGCAAGACAGGAGTGTTGGAGCAAATGAGACTAGAGACAGTAGAATGGCACAAAGAGCGGAAGTCGTGTTTGCCTGTCAGAGCTACTCCACATAATGTCTCACTT
Above is a genomic segment from Anguilla rostrata isolate EN2019 chromosome 16, ASM1855537v3, whole genome shotgun sequence containing:
- the cdk10 gene encoding cyclin-dependent kinase 10 isoform X2, whose product is MDKEKDGIPISSLREITLLLRLRHPNIVQLKEVVVGSHLESLFLVMSYCEQDLASLLENMQTPFSEAQVKCIVLQLLRGLDYLHHNFILHRDLKVSNLLMTDKGCVKIADFGLARVYGIPQKPMTPRVVTLWYRAPELLLGSKTQTTAIDMWAVGCILAELLAHKPLLPGSSEIQQVDLIVQLLGTPNENIWPGFSRLPLVGQYSLRKQPYNNLKNKFTWLSEAGLRLLNLLFMYNPQRRATAEDSLESSYFKEKPLPCEPELMPTFPHHRNKRMAVATVENQPKRSKV
- the cdk10 gene encoding cyclin-dependent kinase 10 isoform X1; amino-acid sequence: MEPTTDTDPDPIKLKTLRQPGTFTVPPQERLGRCRSVKEFEKLNRIGEGTYGIVYRARDTQTDGIVALKKVRMDKEKDGIPISSLREITLLLRLRHPNIVQLKEVVVGSHLESLFLVMSYCEQDLASLLENMQTPFSEAQVKCIVLQLLRGLDYLHHNFILHRDLKVSNLLMTDKGCVKIADFGLARVYGIPQKPMTPRVVTLWYRAPELLLGSKTQTTAIDMWAVGCILAELLAHKPLLPGSSEIQQVDLIVQLLGTPNENIWPGFSRLPLVGQYSLRKQPYNNLKNKFTWLSEAGLRLLNLLFMYNPQRRATAEDSLESSYFKEKPLPCEPELMPTFPHHRNKRMAVATVENQPKRSKV